The Plasmodium brasilianum strain Bolivian I chromosome 14, whole genome shotgun sequence genome contains a region encoding:
- a CDS encoding coronin, with amino-acid sequence MLTKKLFQRPPLPRHSCGKNGSESCDNLGILKNLFNDLRICTKAMESCGMTCSSLYVATPWQVEGGGVIGVMRLEDQIRNPPVVKLKGHTSNILDLAFNPCYSEVIASSSEDMTIRIWEVAQNDDKTREIKDPLCILKGHKKKVNIIDWNPINYYILSSTSFDCVINIWDIENEKKAFQINMPKKLTSLKWNIRGTLLVGTCLNKYLHIIDPRKKEICSSFYVHNGGKSARSIWIDGIRGNDDYVLSTGFSKNNMREIKLWDLKNTSSPLVNMSIDNASAPLLPHYDESIGIFYLIGKGDGNCRYYQQSEGIIRKLGEYKSCLPFKSFGFLPKQVCDIYKCEIGRVYKNENNTSIRPISFFVPRKNSTIFQEDLYPPIIMHNPKNSSKHWIDGIDLNINRISIKDLTESDLRITKKFKRVPYSCNSIIIEDNFPSKRGSIIRKFTRKFTFFKKSSRKINECNNNEDDNSINNYNYTSSNKNKNSFDSSKDSLNFKLKSFKVKGILNDDGEKQFYNDDGDNEREKSNVMEDEQISEYTQTGKNNLDEKGEDSIYSGKVEKNRNTISKCCDAIRNIKLCLKREKI; translated from the exons ATGTTGACTAAGAAATTGTTTCAAAGACCCCCCTTACCACGACACAGTTGTGGCAAGAATGGCAGCGAGAGTTGCGACAATCTTGGCATATTAAAGAAT CTGTTCAACGATTTGAGAATATGCACAAAGGCTATGGAATCATGCGGTATGACATGCAGCTCCCTATATGTAGCG ACGCCTTGGCAAGTAGAAGGAGGAGGTGTCATTGGTGTTATGAGATTGGAAGACCAAATAAGAAACCCGCCAGTAGTAAAGTTAAAAGGGCATACATCGAATATACTAGATTTAGCATTTAATCCTTGTTATAGCGAAGTTATTGCATCGAGTTCAGAAGATATGACAATTCGAATTTGGGAGGTAGCACAAAATGATGATAAAACAAGAGAGATAAAAGATCCcctttgtattttaaaaggacataaaaaaaaggtaaatattATTGATTGGAATcctataaattattatatattatcttcAACTTCTTTTGATtgtgtaataaatatatgggatatagaaaatgagaaaaaagcTTTTCAAATTAATATGCCAAAAAAGCTAACATCTTTAAAATGGAATATTCGAGGCACTTTACTTGTTGGTACATGTCTGAATAAATATCTGCATATAATAGATCccagaaaaaaagaaatatgttcaagtttttatgtacataatggCGGGAAAAGCGCGAGGAGTATATGGATTGATGGTATTAGAGGAAATGATGATTATGTATTAAGTACaggtttttcaaaaaataatatgagagaaataaaattatgggATCTTAAAAATACATCTTCTCCTCTTGTTAACATGTCAATAGACAATGCTTCTGCTCCTTTACTTCCTCATTATGATGAAAGTATAGGaatcttttatttaattggTAAGGGGGATGGAAATTGTAGGTACTATCAACAATCTGAAGGCATTATTAGAAAACTGGGTGAATACAAATCTTGTTTACCTTTTAAGTCTTTTGGATTTTTACCAAAGCAAGtttgtgatatatataaatgtgaaattggaagagtatataaaaatgaaaacaatacTAGTATTAGAcctatatctttttttgtcCCTAGGAAAAACTCTACTATATTTCAAGAGGATTTATATCCTCCTATAATTATGCATAACCCAAAAAATAGCTCTAAGCATTGGATTGATGGAATtgatttaaatattaatagaatATCTATAAAAGATTTAACAGAAAGTGACCTAAGaattactaaaaaatttaaaagggTCCCTTACTCTTGTAACAGCATTATTATAGAAGATAATTTCCCCTCTAAGAGAGGCTCTATCATTAGGAAGTTTACCAGAAAATTTAccttctttaaaaaaagtagtaGGAAAATAAACGAATGTAACAACAATGAGGATgataatagtattaataattataattatactagtagcaataaaaacaaaaattcgTTCGACAGCTCGAAAGATTCACTGAATTTCAAACTTAAAAGTTTTAAAGTGAAAGGGATACTAAATGATGACGGTGAAAAACAGTTTTACAATGATGATGGGGATAACGAAAGAGAGAAAAGCAATGTGATGGAAGATGAACAAATTAGTGAATACACTCAGACGGGGAAAAACAACTTAGATGAGAAAGGTGAAGATTCCATTTATAGTGGAAAGgtggaaaaaaatagaaatactATAAGCAAATGCTGCGATGCCATTAGGAACATTAAGCTTTGTCTAAAGAGGGAGAAAATATAG